GATTTTCATGGGTTAAAACATACAGTGAGACTCATTCGATTTCCCATTCGATATATTTGTTTAATGTTTATCTTAAGCTGCCCTTGGCGGCCCTGGATTGTTTTGGATCCCTCATGAACTGACTGAAATGTGGCACTTTCTACCTGCTATTGTGTGTGGATCAGTGATTCAGTGCTTTAGAACAATGCGTTGAGCCTAGATAAATATTTGAATAGCTGATTGAAATATCTGATTCACTTTGTGCTAACCATGTGCTTGGTGTTATTGTCTCTGCCATCTATAAAGAGTATACTTGCAGGCCCTGAGCTTTAGTGTCATTTACTGTGCCTAGTATTCTGAACTCTGAAGAGATGGAGAAGGTGAGTTGTGTTCCGGTGGAGATTCATATAATGAATGAGCACCTGTTCCAAAGTTTCATAGTTCTGTAATTTTTTAAACTATATGGAATTCAGAAATGTCACACGCTGTCTCTTCTCTTCCAACAGATTGTGTTTTATGAGGACAGGAACTTCCAGGGGCGGTCCTACGACTGCAAAGGAGACTCCGCTGACCTGCATGACTTTTTCGCTCGATGCAACTCTTGTCGGGTGGAGGGCGGCTGGTGGGTCCTCTATGAGCGCCCCAACTACATGGGTTACCAGTACATCATAGGTCCCGGGGAGTATGCAGACTACCAGCACTGGATGGGGTTCAACGACTGCATCAGATCCTGTCGGGTCATCAAAAAGGTAGGTCATGTAAACTAGGagaccaacatttttttttatagagaAACATGATCATGGCCTTATTCAGGTTACTATCAGAACTTAGGTAGGCCCACACCTTTCAGAACTTCATAAACAGCCAATAATGACACATTCTTTGATGTTTGATCAACTTTTTCCCAGACCACTGGCCCCTACAAGCTGAGGCTGTTCGAGAGGCCCAACTtcgatggtcagtccctggaggTGACGGAGAACCTGCCCTCTGTCCAGGAACGTTTCCACAGCCGCGAGATCCACTCCTGCAAGGTCCAGGAGGGTTCCTGGGTCTTCTTCGAGCACCCCAACTTCCGCGGCCGCCAGTACCTGCTAGAGAGGGGGGAGTACCGTCGCTACACCGAGTGGGGAGCTCTGCATGCCACCGTGGGCTCCATCCGTCGCATCATAGCCACTGGAGAGAGATGATTGTAGTCGCATGGTGAGATTCGAATAAAGTTTTCTGATGATAAACATGAGCTTGATTCTGAGTATGATTGAGGTCACATGGAAGTTAAAGAAGAACATGGAACTTTTATATCAAAAGGCATAT
The genomic region above belongs to Oncorhynchus mykiss isolate Arlee chromosome 3, USDA_OmykA_1.1, whole genome shotgun sequence and contains:
- the LOC110504333 gene encoding gamma-crystallin S-1-like, whose amino-acid sequence is MEKKCHTLSLLFQQIVFYEDRNFQGRSYDCKGDSADLHDFFARCNSCRVEGGWWVLYERPNYMGYQYIIGPGEYADYQHWMGFNDCIRSCRVIKKTTGPYKLRLFERPNFDGQSLEVTENLPSVQERFHSREIHSCKVQEGSWVFFEHPNFRGRQYLLERGEYRRYTEWGALHATVGSIRRIIATGER